CAAGTTCAGGATCCGGAAACCACGATAGCGCTCGAGCAGCCCGGTGGATTGTTTGCCGATTGTTCGCCGACAGCATCGGCACGTACGTCGCCGACGCTGAATCAGCACCGTAGACAAGCAGTTGCTCCAGCGCGGCTTCGCGAATCGTTTCGTCCGTTTCTTCGACGCCCGCCAAGACCAATGCTTGAACGGAAACCCGGTTCTTGAATCGGCCCAGCAAATCGATCCATAACCGCCGCATTGCGACAGGCTGGGATCGATCATTTCGCGAATCCTTTAACTGTTCAGCAATCGCAACCGCCGCCAGCGGATCCTTGATCGCTCGCAGGGCGTCCAGGGCTTCGGCCGATTTCGATGACCCTTTCGAAACGATCTTGATTAGCCGGTTGACCTCGCGAATCCACAGCTTCGATTCCGTTTCGCTCGCTTCGGCCGATTCCGCTAGCGCAACGGATTCGGGAAGCTCCCACTTGCGGCCCACCGAGATCATGCCCCTATCGCGCATCATGTCGTTGCGATGAATCCACTTGCCGTTCTCTTTCAAGTAACCCAATGCCGCGCGAGCCAGTTCGTGTTCCGGATCCAGTTCGATCGCCCGTTGGAAATGGTATTTGCGATATTGGCCGGTCTGGCCCGGAAGATTGCCGGCGGTCGCACACCAGATCGCTAGCTTGTAGTGCAGTTCGGCGTTTTCGCCCGCTTTGGCAGCGTTGCGGCGATACTGTGCCAGTTCGTCAGATTTAACGACCCGAGAAACGCGGCTGTTCGGGATCGCGACTTGGATTTCGTCGTCGATGGCGACCACGGTGTAATCGGACTGGCGGGTGACTTTGCCCGTCAAATGGCCGCCGCCAGCGATCTCAACCGAATCTGCCACTGCGGAAATAGGCATGAGGCAGGCTACGGAAAATAGCAGCACGCAGGCTGGCGTGATGGTTAGCAATCGAGTCATCGTGAGTCGCCCTTGAGTTTGATAAGCTCAATTCTAACCCACTGGCGGACGATAACCATACTTGACTATGTTGATCGTGTTTGTAACCTTTCGATATGTCAGCTAAATTTTACCGCCAAACTTCGGCGTCATCCGACCGACCTATGAACGAAAAATCGTCACAACCCGATCCGCCGCCGCAGGTCTTCTCGATCGATTCGGGAGAACCTCGCGGGGCTTTGGCGGCCGATCCGCCGCTGTATCCGACCGACGAATTCCTGGCCGAAATGGCTGCTGAAAGCGCAAAGCTGGAAACCGCCACACCTCAGGAGATCCTGCGCTGGGCGGTGGACCGGTTTGCGCCCAAGTTCACGATGGCGACTGCGTTTGGCCCCGAAGGCATGACGATCATGCACATGCTGGCCGAAATCGCCCCCGAAACGCCCGTTTTTAATCTGGATACGGGTTACCAGTTCAAAGAAACGCTTGAGCTGCGCGAACGGGTGAAAGAAAAGTACGGCATCGAAGTCGAATACAAACTGCCCGACACGACAGTCCAGCAGTACGAAGAAATGCACGGCGGGCCGCTGTACGCGACAAATCCGAACCAGTGCTGCTTTGACCGCAAAATGCGACCGCTGCACGAAGCGGCCAAGGGCCAACACGCTTGGGCCAGTGCAATCCGTCGCGACCAATCGCCCGACCGAGCCGCGGCGCCAATCGTCGGCTGGGACAAGAAGTTCCAGTTGGTGAAGATCAGTCCGCTGGCGAATTGGACCAAGAACCAGGTCTGGGATCTGATTTTGAAAGAGAGCATTCCTTACAACCCGCTGCACGACCAGGGGTTCCCCAGCATCGGTTGCCAGCCTTGCACACGCGCGACTCAGTTGGGCGAGGACGAGCGGGCCGGCCGTTGGGCGGGATTCGAAAAGACCGAATGTGGACTGCACAATTCGTAATTCACGCCAACTTCGGGAGAAACCAAGATGTTGATTTCCGCTCGCGTGCATTACGCATCTCTTGCCTTGGTCGAATTGGCCGTCCGCAGCAGCCAATCGTCGCCGGTCACGGTGCGTGACATCACCGATCGTCACGGAGTGCCGGGACCGTTCTTGGTGCAAATCCTGCGCACGCTGCGTGCGTCGGGATGGGTGCAAAGTATTCGTGGCAGCCAAGGCGGGTACCGTTTGTCGGCCGAACCGTCGTCAATCACGTTGCTGGATATCGCCGAAGCCGTCGGTTGCAGCCAAGACTCGGCATGCAGTGTCGAGGGCAAGGCGACGGCCACTGACGAACGACTGCAAGAAGTTTGGGACGAAGCGGCCGAGGCATCGAGGAACGTACTGGCCGCCGTGACCCTGGCCGACATGGTCCAACGCAGCGTCGATGCCGACGCGTCGATGTTCTACATCTAAGGCGCCCGCGGCAATCTCGCCTAGCTGGCAATCTCGCCCAGCCGGCAAACTCGCCCAGTCGGCAATCTCGCGACATCGTTCGGGTCCGCCCCATTTGATCGACCCGT
The DNA window shown above is from Rubripirellula reticaptiva and carries:
- a CDS encoding HEAT repeat domain-containing protein, which encodes MTRLLTITPACVLLFSVACLMPISAVADSVEIAGGGHLTGKVTRQSDYTVVAIDDEIQVAIPNSRVSRVVKSDELAQYRRNAAKAGENAELHYKLAIWCATAGNLPGQTGQYRKYHFQRAIELDPEHELARAALGYLKENGKWIHRNDMMRDRGMISVGRKWELPESVALAESAEASETESKLWIREVNRLIKIVSKGSSKSAEALDALRAIKDPLAAVAIAEQLKDSRNDRSQPVAMRRLWIDLLGRFKNRVSVQALVLAGVEETDETIREAALEQLLVYGADSASATYVPMLSANNRQTIHRAARALSWFPDPELAMTYVDALVTTVKTVGPPPPGMSLGFGDNGSNGMSTGGKAVEINDTQPNPAVLALLRMVEPNVDFGYNEQKWQMYLAAKKTKFSGDLRRDP
- a CDS encoding phosphoadenylyl-sulfate reductase; the protein is MNEKSSQPDPPPQVFSIDSGEPRGALAADPPLYPTDEFLAEMAAESAKLETATPQEILRWAVDRFAPKFTMATAFGPEGMTIMHMLAEIAPETPVFNLDTGYQFKETLELRERVKEKYGIEVEYKLPDTTVQQYEEMHGGPLYATNPNQCCFDRKMRPLHEAAKGQHAWASAIRRDQSPDRAAAPIVGWDKKFQLVKISPLANWTKNQVWDLILKESIPYNPLHDQGFPSIGCQPCTRATQLGEDERAGRWAGFEKTECGLHNS
- a CDS encoding Rrf2 family transcriptional regulator is translated as MLISARVHYASLALVELAVRSSQSSPVTVRDITDRHGVPGPFLVQILRTLRASGWVQSIRGSQGGYRLSAEPSSITLLDIAEAVGCSQDSACSVEGKATATDERLQEVWDEAAEASRNVLAAVTLADMVQRSVDADASMFYI